A portion of the Burkholderiales bacterium genome contains these proteins:
- a CDS encoding AMP-binding protein, which translates to MEQALDTFPRRLLHQAAVRPRHPATREKDLGIWQTWSWAEVAAEVRALACGLASIGFSRGDHLAIVGDNRPRLYWSMLAAQCLGGVPVPMYQDAPANEFIFVLNDAGIRYAIVEDQEQLDKLLEARPQVPTLEHMVYDDPRGLRNYVGAGFEGVTGYDALVAAGREYDRAHPGFFDGEVAKGGTTDVSIMLYTSGTTGKPKGVRQSHAAFLTAAEGGVGFDKLGPDDSVLSYLPMAWVGDHLFSFAQWLVAGFTINCPESGDTVRIDLREIGPTYYFAPPAIFENLRTQVMIRMEDAGALKRAMFHWAIGVARRCGMELLDGKPVAFADRLAYAVGNVLVYGPLRNVLGMSRIRVAYTAGAAIGPDLFRFYRSIGINMKQLYGSTETCAYVCLQPDDAVRLDTVGTPAPNVEIKVAPDGEVLVRGPMLLTEYYHRPDATAESIDPDGYFRTGDAGLFDSDGQLRIIDRAKDVGKLANGAMFAPNYIENKLKFSPHVKEAVAFGHGRDQVCAFVNIDLGSVGNWAERRGLAYSGYADLAGKSEVIELVRQVVEDVNAELAGEPGLSDSQIRRFLVLHKELDPDDDELTRTRKVRRGFVADKYKVLIDALYGGREIQHIETQVKFEDGRTGKVAADLAIVDAKTFAPGAARRAA; encoded by the coding sequence ATGGAGCAGGCCCTCGACACGTTTCCGCGCCGGCTGCTGCACCAGGCCGCCGTCCGTCCGCGCCATCCGGCGACGCGCGAGAAGGACCTCGGCATCTGGCAGACCTGGAGCTGGGCGGAAGTCGCCGCCGAAGTGCGCGCGCTCGCCTGCGGTCTCGCGTCGATCGGATTTTCGCGCGGCGACCACCTCGCGATCGTCGGCGACAACCGGCCCCGGCTCTACTGGTCGATGCTCGCCGCGCAGTGCCTGGGCGGCGTGCCGGTTCCGATGTACCAGGACGCGCCGGCGAACGAATTCATCTTTGTCCTGAACGACGCGGGCATCCGCTACGCGATCGTCGAGGACCAGGAGCAGCTCGACAAGCTGCTCGAGGCGCGGCCGCAGGTGCCGACGCTCGAACACATGGTCTACGACGACCCGCGCGGCCTGCGCAACTACGTCGGCGCCGGGTTCGAGGGCGTCACCGGGTACGACGCGCTCGTCGCCGCGGGCCGCGAGTACGACCGCGCGCATCCCGGGTTCTTCGACGGCGAGGTGGCGAAGGGCGGGACCACCGACGTCTCGATCATGCTCTACACCTCCGGCACGACCGGCAAGCCCAAGGGCGTGCGGCAGAGTCACGCCGCGTTCCTCACGGCGGCCGAAGGCGGCGTCGGCTTCGACAAACTCGGTCCCGACGACAGCGTGCTCTCGTACCTGCCGATGGCCTGGGTCGGCGACCACCTGTTCAGCTTCGCGCAGTGGCTCGTCGCCGGGTTCACGATCAACTGCCCGGAGTCCGGCGACACCGTGCGCATCGACCTGCGCGAGATCGGGCCGACCTACTATTTCGCGCCGCCCGCGATCTTCGAGAACCTGCGCACGCAGGTGATGATCCGGATGGAGGACGCCGGCGCGCTCAAGCGCGCGATGTTCCACTGGGCGATCGGCGTCGCCCGACGCTGCGGGATGGAGCTCCTCGACGGCAAGCCGGTCGCCTTCGCCGACCGCCTCGCCTACGCGGTCGGCAACGTCCTCGTGTACGGGCCGCTCCGCAACGTGCTCGGCATGAGCCGCATCCGCGTCGCGTACACGGCGGGCGCGGCGATCGGGCCGGACCTCTTCCGGTTCTACCGCTCGATCGGCATCAACATGAAACAGCTCTACGGCTCGACCGAGACCTGCGCCTACGTCTGCCTGCAGCCCGACGACGCGGTGCGGCTCGACACCGTCGGCACGCCGGCGCCCAACGTCGAGATCAAGGTCGCGCCCGACGGCGAGGTCCTGGTGCGAGGACCGATGCTCCTGACCGAGTACTACCACCGGCCCGACGCGACGGCGGAATCGATCGACCCCGACGGCTACTTCCGCACCGGCGACGCCGGGCTCTTCGACTCCGACGGGCAGCTTCGCATCATCGACCGCGCGAAGGACGTCGGCAAGCTCGCGAACGGCGCGATGTTCGCGCCCAATTACATCGAGAACAAGCTCAAGTTCTCGCCGCACGTGAAGGAGGCGGTCGCGTTCGGCCACGGCCGCGACCAGGTCTGCGCGTTCGTCAACATCGACCTGGGCTCGGTCGGCAACTGGGCCGAGCGCCGCGGGCTCGCCTACTCGGGCTACGCGGACCTCGCCGGCAAATCCGAGGTGATCGAACTCGTGCGCCAGGTGGTCGAGGACGTCAACGCGGAACTGGCGGGCGAGCCGGGACTCTCGGACTCGCAGATCCGCCGCTTCCTCGTGCTGCACAAGGAACTCGACCCCGACGACGACGAGCTCACGCGCACGCGCAAGGTGCGCCGCGGCTTCGTCGCCGACAAGTACAAGGTGCTGATCGACGCGCTCTACGGCGGGCGCGAGATCCAGCACATCGAGACGCAGGTCAAGTTCGAGGACGGGCGCACCGGCAAGGTCGCCGCCGACCTCGCGATCGTCGACGCGAAGACCTTCGCGCCGGGCGCGGCGCGCCGGGCCGCCTGA
- a CDS encoding ABC transporter ATP-binding protein, protein MAERVIGDVILKLDRISLAFGGVKALTDISFDVREHEVRAIIGPNGAGKSSMLNVINGVYHPQQGTITFRGRERRDMKPHDAASQGIARTFQNIALFKGMTVLDNIMTGRNLQIKTGFVEQAIWVGRARREELTHRARVEEIIDFLEIQHIRKTPVGRLPYGLQKRVELARALAAEPQLLLLDEPMAGMNVEEKQDMCRFVLDVNEQYGTTIVLIEHDMGVVMDISDRVVVLDYGRKIGDGPPEEVRASKAVIDAYLGVAH, encoded by the coding sequence ATGGCCGAGCGGGTCATCGGCGACGTCATCCTGAAGCTCGACCGCATCTCGCTCGCCTTCGGCGGGGTGAAGGCGCTGACCGACATCAGCTTCGACGTCCGCGAGCACGAGGTCCGCGCGATCATCGGCCCGAACGGCGCGGGCAAGAGCTCGATGCTGAACGTCATCAACGGCGTCTACCACCCGCAGCAGGGCACGATCACCTTTCGGGGCCGCGAGCGGCGCGACATGAAGCCGCACGACGCCGCGTCGCAGGGCATCGCGCGCACGTTCCAGAACATCGCGCTGTTCAAGGGCATGACGGTGCTCGACAACATCATGACCGGCCGCAACCTGCAGATCAAGACCGGGTTCGTCGAGCAGGCGATCTGGGTCGGCCGGGCGCGGCGCGAGGAACTCACCCATCGCGCGCGCGTCGAGGAGATCATCGACTTCCTCGAGATCCAGCACATCCGCAAGACGCCGGTCGGCCGACTGCCGTACGGATTGCAGAAGCGCGTCGAACTCGCGCGCGCGCTCGCGGCGGAGCCGCAACTCCTGCTCCTCGACGAGCCGATGGCCGGCATGAACGTCGAGGAGAAGCAGGACATGTGCCGCTTCGTGCTCGACGTCAACGAGCAGTACGGCACGACGATCGTGCTGATCGAGCACGACATGGGCGTCGTGATGGACATCTCCGACCGGGTCGTCGTGCTGGACTACGGCCGCAAGATCGGCGACGGCCCGCCCGAGGAAGTGCGCGCGAGCAAAGCGGTGATCGACGCGTACCTGGGCGTCGCCCACTGA
- a CDS encoding branched-chain amino acid ABC transporter permease — translation MTFFFEVLIGGLLSGVMYSLVALGFVLIYKASGVFNFAQGAMVFFAALTFVGVMELGLSPWLAFPVTLAVMIVLGLATERVVLRPLVNQPQITLFMATIGLTFFIEGLAQMSWGAAVRGLDIGLEDVPIDWLMERYGMSISKFDLAAAGIAAVLVAALAVFFNRTRIGRALRAVADDHQAALAVGIPLQQIWGIVWGVAGFVALVAGLLWGARNGVQFALTFVALKALPVLMLGGFESIVGAIVGGLIIGASEKLAEVYLGPYVGGGIEGWFPYVLALLFLLVRPEGLFGEKIIRRI, via the coding sequence ATGACCTTCTTCTTCGAAGTCCTGATCGGCGGCCTGCTCTCGGGCGTGATGTACTCGCTCGTCGCGCTGGGCTTCGTGCTGATCTACAAGGCGTCGGGCGTGTTCAACTTCGCGCAGGGCGCGATGGTGTTCTTCGCCGCCCTCACCTTCGTCGGCGTGATGGAACTCGGGCTGTCGCCGTGGCTCGCGTTCCCGGTCACGCTGGCCGTGATGATCGTGCTCGGGCTCGCGACCGAGCGCGTGGTGCTGCGCCCGCTCGTGAACCAGCCGCAGATCACGCTGTTCATGGCGACGATCGGCCTCACCTTCTTCATCGAGGGTCTCGCCCAGATGTCCTGGGGCGCGGCCGTCCGAGGGCTGGACATCGGCCTCGAGGACGTGCCGATCGACTGGCTGATGGAGCGGTACGGCATGAGCATCTCGAAGTTCGATCTCGCGGCCGCCGGCATCGCCGCGGTCCTCGTGGCCGCGCTCGCGGTGTTCTTCAACCGCACGCGCATCGGCCGGGCGCTGCGCGCGGTCGCCGACGACCACCAGGCGGCGCTCGCCGTCGGCATTCCGTTGCAGCAGATCTGGGGCATCGTCTGGGGCGTCGCCGGTTTCGTCGCGCTGGTCGCGGGACTGCTGTGGGGCGCGCGCAACGGCGTGCAGTTCGCGCTGACCTTCGTCGCGCTGAAGGCGCTGCCGGTGCTGATGCTCGGCGGATTCGAGTCGATCGTCGGGGCCATCGTCGGCGGGCTCATCATCGGCGCGTCCGAGAAGCTCGCCGAGGTCTATCTCGGCCCGTACGTGGGCGGGGGCATCGAAGGGTGGTTCCCGTACGTGCTCGCCCTCCTGTTCCTGCTGGTGCGGCCCGAGGGGCTGTTCGGCGAGAAGATCATCCGGCGAATCTGA
- a CDS encoding 2-keto-4-pentenoate hydratase: protein MSTVETMVHALASAHRSGRVANASELDALDVSIGEAYAVQAGTAIALAEAVGGWKTGFGPDGEPVAAPMFASTVAMRGASVALPPDRGVILEIEIAFRLGRDLPSRPDRPYTRGEVEDAVDVVLAGAEILAPRGGMPTTGTPYPRFVADLQGNAGYVCGGETRSFRSLDLAERRVQLWVDDALVHDAVGGHPQGDPWAPLTAWAGAQRDRLGGLKRGQVVTTGSLNKPLVVEAPCRVRAVVEGVGEVAFAFVAPAR, encoded by the coding sequence GTGTCCACGGTCGAAACGATGGTCCACGCGCTCGCCTCCGCGCATCGCAGCGGCCGGGTCGCGAACGCGTCCGAGCTCGATGCGCTCGACGTCTCGATCGGGGAGGCCTATGCGGTGCAGGCGGGCACGGCGATCGCCCTCGCCGAGGCGGTCGGCGGCTGGAAGACCGGCTTCGGCCCCGACGGCGAGCCGGTGGCCGCGCCGATGTTCGCGAGCACGGTCGCGATGCGCGGTGCGAGCGTCGCGCTGCCGCCCGACCGGGGCGTGATCCTCGAGATCGAGATCGCGTTTCGCCTCGGGCGCGACCTGCCGTCGCGGCCGGACCGGCCCTACACGCGCGGCGAGGTCGAGGACGCGGTCGACGTCGTGCTCGCGGGCGCCGAGATCCTCGCACCGCGCGGCGGCATGCCGACGACCGGAACGCCGTATCCGCGCTTCGTCGCGGACCTGCAGGGCAACGCCGGCTACGTGTGCGGCGGCGAGACGCGCAGTTTCCGCTCGCTCGACCTCGCTGAGCGTCGCGTGCAGCTCTGGGTCGACGACGCGCTCGTGCACGACGCGGTCGGCGGACACCCGCAGGGCGATCCCTGGGCGCCGCTCACCGCCTGGGCGGGGGCGCAGCGCGACCGCCTGGGCGGATTGAAACGCGGGCAGGTGGTCACCACCGGCAGCCTCAACAAGCCGCTCGTCGTCGAAGCGCCCTGCCGCGTGCGTGCCGTGGTCGAAGGCGTCGGCGAGGTCGCGTTCGCGTTCGTCGCACCGGCGCGCTGA
- a CDS encoding 3-hydroxybutyryl-CoA dehydrogenase, translating to MGELKTVGVIGAGTMGNGIAQACAVAGIGAVMIDVSDAALERGRSAIAGSLDRLVKKEKLAAAERDAALARVRATTRYEDLGAADLVIEAATENPAIKIEILRKVDAIAKPGAVIASNTSSISITTLAAVTKRGERFIGMHFFNPVPMMALVELIRGLQTSDATVAVAGELAKRLGKTPIVVKNSPGFVVNRILCPMLNEAVFALQEGLASAQAIDEGMKLGCNHPIGPLALADMIGLDVLLAVMNVFYADFNDPKYRPAPLLKEMVAAGWLGRKSGKGFYDYPAGK from the coding sequence ATGGGCGAACTGAAGACGGTCGGCGTGATCGGCGCCGGCACGATGGGCAACGGCATCGCGCAGGCCTGCGCGGTCGCCGGGATCGGCGCGGTGATGATCGACGTGTCCGACGCCGCGCTCGAGCGCGGACGCTCGGCGATCGCCGGCAGCCTCGACCGGCTGGTCAAGAAGGAGAAGCTCGCCGCCGCCGAGCGCGACGCCGCGCTCGCGCGCGTGCGTGCGACGACGCGCTACGAGGATCTCGGCGCGGCGGATCTCGTCATCGAGGCGGCGACCGAGAATCCGGCGATCAAGATCGAGATCCTGCGCAAGGTCGACGCGATCGCGAAGCCCGGCGCGGTGATCGCGTCGAACACCTCGTCGATCTCGATCACGACCCTCGCGGCGGTCACGAAGCGCGGCGAGCGCTTCATCGGCATGCACTTCTTCAATCCGGTGCCGATGATGGCGCTGGTCGAACTGATCCGCGGCCTGCAGACCTCGGATGCGACAGTCGCGGTCGCGGGCGAACTCGCGAAGCGGCTCGGCAAGACGCCGATCGTGGTGAAGAACAGCCCCGGCTTCGTCGTCAACCGGATCCTGTGCCCGATGCTGAACGAGGCGGTGTTCGCGCTGCAGGAGGGCCTCGCGAGCGCGCAGGCGATCGACGAGGGGATGAAGCTCGGCTGCAACCACCCGATCGGGCCGCTCGCGCTCGCCGACATGATCGGGCTCGACGTGCTGCTCGCGGTGATGAACGTTTTCTACGCCGACTTCAACGACCCGAAGTACCGGCCCGCGCCGCTCCTGAAGGAGATGGTCGCGGCGGGGTGGCTCGGCCGCAAGAGCGGCAAGGGTTTCTACGACTATCCGGCGGGAAAGTAG
- a CDS encoding alanine--glyoxylate aminotransferase family protein, producing MPGLLPAVDPDGLLEFSVVFTDRSLNHMSQRFQGAMRDIAGILKRAYRAPTAVLVPGGGTYAMESVARQLATGRHALVIRNGWFSYRWTQIFEAGAIPARTTVLKARQVRTGRQAPFAPPPIDEAIAAIESGRPDIVFAAHVETASGILLPDDYLRAVAQATHAAGGLFVLDCVASGAIWVDCEACGVDVLLSAPQKGWTSSPGAGMVMLSARAREAVERTTSTSFSLDLKKWLAMADAYDKGGHAYHATMPTDSLLRLRDTMKETEAAGFEQLREAQWELGRKVRSLLARAGFPSVAAEGFEAPGVVVSYTDDPDIQSGKRFIAAGLQAAAGVPLQCDEPADFRTFRIGLFGLEKLRNVDRTAAMLGQAISTFATSEVAR from the coding sequence GTGCCCGGCCTCCTCCCCGCCGTCGATCCGGACGGCCTGCTCGAATTCTCGGTCGTCTTCACCGACCGCTCGCTCAACCACATGTCGCAGCGCTTCCAGGGCGCGATGCGCGACATCGCGGGGATCCTGAAGCGCGCGTACCGTGCGCCGACGGCCGTGCTCGTTCCCGGCGGCGGGACCTACGCGATGGAATCGGTCGCGCGCCAGCTCGCGACCGGCCGCCACGCGCTCGTCATCCGCAACGGCTGGTTCAGCTACCGCTGGACCCAGATCTTCGAGGCCGGCGCCATTCCCGCGCGCACGACCGTGCTCAAGGCGCGTCAGGTGCGCACCGGACGCCAGGCGCCGTTCGCGCCGCCGCCGATCGACGAAGCGATCGCAGCGATCGAAAGCGGCCGGCCCGACATCGTGTTCGCGGCGCACGTCGAGACCGCGTCGGGGATCCTGCTGCCCGACGACTACCTGCGCGCGGTCGCGCAGGCGACGCACGCTGCAGGCGGACTCTTCGTGCTCGACTGCGTCGCGTCGGGCGCGATCTGGGTCGACTGCGAGGCCTGCGGTGTCGACGTGCTCCTGAGCGCGCCGCAGAAGGGGTGGACGAGTTCGCCCGGGGCCGGGATGGTGATGCTCTCGGCACGCGCACGCGAGGCGGTCGAGCGGACGACCAGCACGAGCTTCTCGCTCGACCTGAAGAAGTGGCTCGCGATGGCGGACGCCTACGACAAGGGCGGCCACGCGTACCATGCGACGATGCCCACCGATTCGCTGCTGCGGCTCCGCGACACGATGAAGGAGACCGAGGCCGCCGGCTTCGAGCAGTTGCGCGAGGCGCAGTGGGAACTCGGGCGGAAGGTCCGCTCGCTCCTCGCGCGCGCCGGCTTCCCGAGCGTGGCGGCCGAGGGTTTCGAGGCGCCGGGTGTGGTGGTGAGCTACACCGACGACCCCGACATCCAGTCCGGCAAGCGCTTCATCGCGGCCGGCCTGCAAGCCGCGGCCGGCGTGCCGCTGCAATGCGACGAGCCCGCCGATTTCCGCACGTTCCGGATCGGACTCTTCGGGCTGGAGAAGCTTCGCAACGTCGACCGGACGGCGGCGATGCTCGGTCAGGCGATCTCGACCTTCGCTACGTCGGAAGTCGCGCGCTGA
- a CDS encoding Crp/Fnr family transcriptional regulator has product MLESSAWARALSREDFDRVAAETAVRTCPAGGLVCHKGERVEHWIGIVDGLVKMANVSAEGKSTSYTGIGTGGWFGEGSLLKDERRRYDIVALRESIVAYMPRATFLRLLDSNLAFNRFLIVQLNERLGQFIALVEHGRLHGPESRLARSLAGLFNPVLYPGVGTSLPVSQEELGQLVGLSRQRVNQALQRLAADGLLRVDYGSVTVLDLDGLRRYGE; this is encoded by the coding sequence ATGCTCGAATCGAGCGCCTGGGCCCGCGCGCTCTCGCGCGAGGACTTCGACCGGGTCGCCGCCGAGACGGCCGTGCGCACCTGCCCCGCGGGCGGACTCGTCTGCCACAAGGGCGAGCGCGTCGAGCACTGGATCGGCATCGTCGACGGCCTCGTGAAGATGGCGAACGTGTCGGCCGAGGGCAAGTCGACGAGCTACACCGGGATCGGCACCGGCGGCTGGTTCGGCGAGGGCTCGCTCCTCAAGGACGAACGCAGGCGCTACGACATCGTGGCGCTGCGCGAGTCGATCGTGGCCTACATGCCGCGCGCGACCTTCCTGCGCCTGCTCGACAGCAACCTCGCGTTCAACCGGTTCCTGATCGTGCAATTGAACGAGCGGCTCGGACAGTTCATCGCGCTCGTCGAGCACGGCCGGCTGCACGGACCGGAGTCCCGGCTCGCGCGCTCGCTCGCGGGACTCTTCAATCCGGTGCTCTATCCGGGGGTCGGCACGTCGCTGCCGGTGTCGCAGGAGGAACTCGGCCAGCTCGTCGGACTGTCGCGCCAGCGCGTGAACCAGGCGTTGCAACGGCTCGCCGCCGACGGCCTGCTGCGGGTCGACTACGGCAGCGTGACCGTGCTCGACCTCGACGGCCTGCGGCGCTACGGCGAGTAG
- a CDS encoding ABC transporter substrate-binding protein, which translates to MKLNMKSALLGVALLGAASGALAQTEQFIPILSYRVGPYAAGGSGYFGGTIDYFNLVNMTGGINGVKLVWEECETEYNAARGVECYERLKKRHGGASTVEPLSTGIAYGLLDRVAHDKIPMTTFGYGSANAADGKVFEWVFPVGTTYWDQAAAMIAYLGQKAGGLDKLKGKKIVHLYHDSAFGKEPIPVFEALAAKHGFELMKIAVAHPGNTQQSQWLQIRQAQPDYVILWGWGVMNPTALKSAAKVGFPRDKVIGVWWAGSEEDVIPAGDAAKGYITAAFSAPGTNFPVMQDIQKKVYGAGKGNLEDKARIGSIYHTRGVSYGIIIVEAIRKAQEKFGKGKVMTGEQVRWGLENLNLSEARLKELGASGLFPPIKTSCADHEGSGMVRFQQWDGNGFKPLTPFMSGDKALVRKMVDESAAKYAAEKKITPRDCSKVN; encoded by the coding sequence ATGAAGCTGAACATGAAGTCCGCTCTGCTCGGCGTCGCGCTCCTGGGCGCCGCGTCGGGCGCCCTCGCGCAGACCGAGCAGTTCATCCCGATCCTGTCCTACCGCGTGGGCCCCTATGCGGCGGGCGGCTCCGGGTACTTCGGCGGCACGATCGACTATTTCAACCTGGTCAACATGACAGGGGGCATCAACGGGGTGAAGCTCGTGTGGGAGGAGTGCGAGACCGAGTACAACGCCGCGCGCGGCGTCGAGTGCTACGAGCGCCTGAAGAAGCGCCACGGCGGCGCCTCGACCGTCGAGCCGCTGTCGACCGGCATCGCCTACGGCCTCCTCGACCGCGTCGCCCACGACAAGATTCCGATGACCACCTTCGGCTACGGCAGCGCCAACGCCGCGGACGGGAAGGTGTTCGAGTGGGTGTTCCCGGTCGGCACGACCTACTGGGACCAGGCGGCGGCGATGATCGCCTACCTCGGCCAGAAGGCGGGCGGGCTCGACAAGCTCAAGGGCAAGAAGATCGTCCACCTGTACCACGACTCCGCGTTCGGCAAGGAGCCGATCCCGGTGTTCGAGGCGCTCGCGGCGAAGCACGGCTTCGAGCTCATGAAGATCGCGGTCGCGCACCCGGGCAACACGCAGCAGTCGCAGTGGCTGCAGATCCGGCAGGCGCAGCCCGACTACGTGATCCTGTGGGGCTGGGGCGTGATGAATCCGACTGCGCTCAAGTCGGCCGCCAAGGTCGGCTTCCCGCGCGACAAGGTCATCGGCGTCTGGTGGGCCGGCTCCGAAGAGGACGTGATTCCCGCGGGCGACGCCGCCAAGGGCTACATCACGGCCGCGTTCTCGGCGCCGGGCACGAACTTCCCGGTGATGCAGGACATCCAGAAGAAGGTCTACGGCGCGGGCAAGGGCAACCTCGAGGACAAGGCGCGCATCGGCTCGATCTACCACACGCGCGGCGTGAGCTACGGGATCATCATCGTCGAGGCGATCCGCAAGGCACAGGAGAAGTTCGGCAAGGGGAAGGTGATGACCGGCGAGCAGGTGCGCTGGGGCCTCGAGAACCTGAACCTTTCCGAGGCGCGCCTCAAGGAACTGGGCGCCAGCGGCCTGTTCCCGCCGATCAAGACCTCCTGCGCCGACCACGAGGGCTCGGGCATGGTCCGGTTCCAGCAGTGGGACGGCAACGGCTTCAAGCCGCTGACGCCGTTCATGTCGGGCGACAAGGCGCTCGTGCGCAAGATGGTCGACGAGAGCGCGGCGAAGTACGCCGCCGAGAAGAAGATCACGCCGCGCGACTGCTCGAAGGTGAATTGA
- a CDS encoding ABC transporter ATP-binding protein, which translates to MSTTTAAERASAPYLSVNNIEVIYDHVILVLKGVSLEVPEGSVVALLGANGAGKSTTLKAISNLLRAERGEVTKGSIEYQGKRVDRLTVNQLVKMGVCQVMEGRHCFQHLTVEENLLTGAFTRKGGRGELAEALERVYHYFPRLKERRSSQSGYTSGGEQQMTAIGRALMARPKTVLLDEPSMGLAPQIVEEIFEIVRDLNAKERVSFLLAEQNTMVALRYANYGYILENGRVVMDGDAKGLASNEDVKEFYLGLSTAGRKSFRDVKHYRRRKRWLA; encoded by the coding sequence ATGTCCACGACCACCGCCGCAGAACGCGCGTCCGCGCCCTACCTCTCGGTCAACAACATCGAGGTGATCTACGACCACGTGATCCTCGTGCTGAAGGGCGTGTCGCTCGAGGTGCCCGAAGGCTCGGTGGTCGCGCTGCTCGGGGCGAACGGCGCGGGCAAGAGCACCACGCTGAAGGCGATCTCGAACCTCCTGCGTGCGGAGCGCGGCGAAGTCACCAAGGGATCGATCGAGTACCAGGGCAAGCGCGTCGACCGGCTCACCGTGAACCAGCTGGTGAAGATGGGCGTGTGCCAGGTGATGGAGGGTCGCCACTGCTTCCAGCACCTGACGGTCGAGGAGAACCTCCTGACCGGCGCGTTCACGCGCAAGGGCGGGCGCGGCGAGCTCGCTGAAGCACTGGAGCGCGTCTACCACTACTTCCCGCGGCTGAAGGAGCGGCGCTCGAGCCAGTCCGGATACACGTCGGGCGGCGAACAGCAGATGACCGCGATCGGCCGCGCGCTGATGGCGCGCCCGAAGACGGTCCTGCTGGACGAGCCGTCGATGGGCCTCGCGCCGCAGATCGTCGAGGAGATCTTCGAGATCGTGCGCGATCTCAACGCCAAGGAGCGCGTCTCGTTCCTGCTCGCCGAGCAGAACACGATGGTGGCGCTGCGCTACGCGAACTACGGCTACATCCTCGAGAACGGGCGCGTCGTGATGGACGGCGACGCGAAGGGGCTCGCGAGCAACGAGGACGTGAAGGAGTTCTACCTCGGCTTGTCGACGGCGGGCCGCAAGAGCTTCCGCGACGTCAAGCACTACCGGCGGCGCAAGCGTTGGCTGGCATGA
- a CDS encoding branched-chain amino acid ABC transporter permease codes for MLYREAGQFKANYIEDSAIFPLRQDRIGIAVILIVAFAVVPFVATPYLFSAILIPFLILALAAIGLNILTGYCGQLSLGTAAFMAIGAFASYNFMLRVPGMPILVAFAGGGLIAALVGVLFGLPSLRIRGFYLAVATLAAQFFIVWCLSKVGWFSNYSSSGVITAQQIEILGYAFESPQSKYLLVLSIVSVMALAAKNLARSNVGRSWMAVRDMDVAAEVIGIRLMPTKLLAFAISSFYCGVAGALFAYAYLGTVEPEAYNLDLSFRILFMIIIGGVGTILGSFLGSAFIALLPIFLNVFVGFLETTVHLDVSKSLTSNLELMVFGGLIIFFLIVEPHGLARLWQIAKEKLRLWPFPH; via the coding sequence ATGCTCTACCGCGAAGCCGGCCAGTTCAAGGCCAACTACATCGAGGACTCGGCGATCTTCCCGCTGCGGCAGGACCGCATCGGCATCGCCGTGATCCTCATCGTCGCGTTCGCGGTCGTCCCGTTCGTGGCGACGCCGTACCTGTTCTCGGCGATCCTGATCCCGTTCCTGATCCTCGCGCTCGCCGCGATCGGGCTCAACATCCTGACCGGCTACTGCGGACAGCTCTCGCTCGGGACGGCGGCGTTCATGGCGATCGGTGCGTTCGCCTCCTACAACTTCATGCTGCGCGTGCCGGGGATGCCGATCCTGGTCGCGTTCGCCGGCGGCGGCCTGATCGCCGCGTTGGTCGGCGTCCTGTTCGGCCTGCCGAGCCTGCGCATCCGCGGCTTCTACCTCGCGGTGGCGACGCTCGCGGCGCAGTTCTTCATCGTCTGGTGCCTGTCGAAAGTCGGCTGGTTCTCGAACTACAGCTCGTCGGGCGTCATCACCGCGCAGCAGATCGAGATCCTCGGGTACGCGTTCGAGTCGCCGCAGTCGAAGTACCTGCTCGTGCTCTCGATCGTGTCGGTCATGGCGCTCGCGGCGAAGAACCTCGCGCGGAGCAACGTCGGGCGCTCGTGGATGGCGGTGCGCGACATGGACGTGGCGGCCGAGGTCATCGGCATCCGGCTCATGCCGACCAAGCTCCTCGCCTTCGCGATCAGCTCGTTCTACTGCGGCGTCGCCGGCGCGCTGTTCGCCTACGCGTACCTCGGAACGGTCGAGCCGGAGGCCTACAACCTCGACCTGTCGTTCCGCATCCTGTTCATGATCATCATCGGCGGCGTCGGCACGATCCTCGGGTCGTTCCTCGGGAGCGCGTTCATCGCGCTGCTGCCGATCTTCCTGAACGTGTTCGTGGGCTTTCTCGAAACCACCGTCCACCTCGACGTGTCCAAGAGTCTCACCTCGAACCTCGAGCTGATGGTGTTCGGCGGGCTCATCATCTTCTTCCTGATCGTCGAGCCGCACGGACTGGCCCGGCTCTGGCAGATCGCCAAGGAGAAACTGCGGTTGTGGCCGTTCCCCCATTGA